tttgtaatttgttcaaatttgtaATTCGTTTAAATTtgtaatttgttcaaatttgaattttgttCAAATATGAATTTTGTTTGATATAAAATTCTTTGTTTTTAAATGttcagtttttaattttgttcgaTTTGAATTTTGTTCCGTTTTAAATTTTGTTTAGATTTTGAAAAAACTGAGTGAAGCAGATCCCATCTCATTTATTGGATGGCTATATTAAATGGGCCAAGCCCATCATCTTCCTGGGAGCAATCCCGACACGGACCCGAACGTGGCCATCGCATAAAGCGATGAATAGGAGCCCCTGAACCACACCAGCCAAGGAAACAACTCAACCCTGAAATGGGCTCCCCAGAACCGTGGCCCAGCAAAGAAAACTTGAAGAGTTCTTTTTTAGGGCAAATCACAAAGCTGTTTTAGGCCATCCAATGCATAAATCATCACCACCAACTTCAAtagtaaatatatatatatatatatatatgtatcacAATAAATACAAATCGTCACATAGCGGCATAAAATAAACAATCGAGCCACAGTAAATACAAATCATCACATAGCGGCATAAAATAAACTATCAAGCCACCGCTGCCCTGCACATTGGGCAGCGGGGGCTCTCCTGGGCCGCCAACACCCTGAGGCAGCGGCGGTGGAAGATGTGCCCGCACGCTGGAAGGACGGCGATGCGGGCACACCAGGTGAACCGGGAAAGGCATACCATGCAAATGGTATGCACGTCCCCGGCTTGGTAAGCCGCCCCCTTCGGCGGGTAAAGGCCGAAGGGGAGGTTTCGCCGTCGAAGTACTATCTCAAGTGTGAAGAAGCGGTAAACCCTATAGAGGAAAACTATAACTAAAGCGAGTAGTGCCCCTCCTACCACTAAGCATCCAGCAATAGTTAGGCCCTTCATGTCAAAGCCATCGCTATGGTCCGCCACTTTCTCGGCTCTCGTCTTCGTTGCCTGGAAGTTTAACGAGAAGGGGAAGGGAGAAGAGGGAAGGGGACATTAGTGTAGGTATATAAACCTATATAAAATGGCTAGTGATCGTCAAATTTATATACAGATCAGAGCAGCATTTAGTCATTAATTATGAGAGCATAATCTAGAAAACAAGTTATCCCAAATGGCCCGAAATCAGAGCAGCATTTAGTCACCTTCTATAGTTCCCAAGTAACAAGATTAAAGCATCCAAAGCCGAAGAGGCGAAGAGGGAGTCTCACCTGGCGACGATCGTAGGAGCCCGCAACGAGCTCGGCCCTCTTGGTCGTGGCCCCTTCCTCCGCCGATGGCACTCTTGGGTCCTGAGAGTTTTTGGCGATGGTGTCGTCCATGCACAGCAAGATGCTTTCCTCATTATTTGTTCCTCCCCTCTTCAGAATCTGGTAGGCATGGCACTCATCGGCGGCCTAGCAGAACAACAGAACGATGAGCACAGATAGAGTTGTTAAGCGACCAAAGCATTGGGTCATTATGGCGCGTGAGCCATTCGGGATGCATCGGAAAGCCCATACATACACTAGAGAACATCGGGGTCTCACCTGGTGACCATAGTTCTTGTAGCCGGAGGAGCCCGCAACAAGCACGGCCCACCCCGTGACCCCCTCCTTCAATCCTCCCCTCTTCAAAATCTGCTAGGCGTGGCCGTGGCATATGTCGTGCATCAAAAACACCGCAACGTTGAGGAAGCACCCATAGAATAGAATTCAGGCAGCGGACAGAGTTTCACCTGGTGGTGGTAGTTCTCGTCGCCCAAGGAGTCGTCCTCCACGGACGGGGCAGGGGCAGGGGCAGGGGCGGGAGCACCGTCATGCTCATCTTGCGTCAGCAGCAGAATCTGGTAGGCCTAGCACATGCATCAAGAACAACAGAACGATGAGCACACATAGATCGAGTTGTTCAGCGACCAAAGCATTCGGTCATTATGAGAATCTACAAAACAATTTATCCCGAATGGCCctcatctaaactactgtaacactagtagaaaacctctcatccatctaagccattggtaccggttcccttacgaaccggtaccaatggggtcatctataccggttgattggctctggcgggcgaggagatttaataccggttcgttaggagctttcgtaccggttcgtgttaggaaccggtacgaaaggtcttcggccaaaattaaaacgcgtggtggggcccgggctggacctttggtaccggttcgtaacacgaaccggtaccaaagggtacccagccatatcaaaatcgcccagatcgtcccgagccccctgctggctctcatttttctcttcttcctcacactctaaatttttctccacctcttacacttcaataatctttatttttctccaccattttaacaagattaacggcatacatctatccaagggttagcaatatcatccttccttccggcgttcctaatttagctcagttctttggtagttttaactcgtactatttttgtagtgcaatcaaggtgttcgatgaaatgcctaagtcagtgattttatttttttatatgcaatttgagctgaaattatggtatgttttgtaggttttaattagtatcatccccgtcctcaccgccgtcgatcgctagcgtcgtcccctagccggcacggtaccacctcggtgagcccctcttcttttttataaaaaacaattagttttatgtgatgaacttgaatattaattaagttggtcactcatatatccatgatgttgtgtacttaatgatttttgatatacatataaaatgcagatgagtcgacaatggatgtacggtgaccggtgccatcccgagttcattatcggcatgcattattttctcaacgtggctgaggcaaacagcaatcgaatggtttcatgtattgtccatgtagttcctgtaagaatatgaaggattactctacctcgaagacccttcacgtccacctgcttggagaatggtttcatgcccagctataattgttggaccaagcacg
This Lolium perenne isolate Kyuss_39 chromosome 1, Kyuss_2.0, whole genome shotgun sequence DNA region includes the following protein-coding sequences:
- the LOC127327330 gene encoding uncharacterized protein — protein: MARWSVGAVLSLLAVAAAVAAAAAEGPAPAPSVEESSGYQNYRHQILKRGGLKAKNILLYDDIAKAHQNPRPGVIISPEGNTEPPLHGSDPVAAPSAEEEVTRWAVLVAGSSGYRLQADVCHAYHILKRGGPEEIVMVCLYDDIAKAHQSTRRGVIVREQGNTEPPLIVLVTQDEHDAAPAPAPSVEGSSGNEKYRHQAYQILLLTQDEHDGAPAPAPAPAPSVEDDSLGDENYHHQILKRGGLKEGVTGWAVLVAGSSGYKNYGHQAADECHAYQILKRGGTNNEESILLCMDDTIAKNSQDPRVPSAEEGATTKRAELVAGSYDRRQATKTRAEKVADHSDGFDMKGLTIAGCLVVGGALLALVIVFLYRVYRFFTLEIVLRRRNLPFGLYPPKGAAYQAGDVHTICMVCLSRFTWCARIAVLPACGHIFHRRCLRVLAAQESPRCPMCRAAVA